From the genome of Triticum aestivum cultivar Chinese Spring chromosome 3B, IWGSC CS RefSeq v2.1, whole genome shotgun sequence, one region includes:
- the LOC123068321 gene encoding UDP-glycosyltransferase 72B3 isoform X2 gives MEASGTAEARRPPHVAMLVTPGMGHLIPLAELAKRLAARHGVTATLITFASTASATQRSFLASLPAAISSVSLPPVDLSDLPPGATIETLMSEECARLVPALTGVLSGLRETTRMVAYVADLFGADSFDAAVAAGVPRRYLFHPGNLHGLTFILHLPEIDVSMPGEFRDLAEPVRLPGCVPIPGPDVMSPLQDKSDPCYRWMVHHAKRYLESEAILVNSFDAVEPDAARVLSHPEPGRPPVYNIGPLIRADTGNRPSPSSSSPLAPEARCRRRRCTSWRSGWS, from the exons ATGGAGGCGAGCGGCACGGCTGAGGCTCGCCGGCCACCGCACGTGGCGATGCTGGTGACGCCCGGGATGGGCCACCTGATCCCGCTCGCGGAGCTTGCCAAGCGCCTGGCCGCGCGGCACGGCGTCACGGCCACGCTCATCACCTTCGCCTCCACTGCGTCCGCCACGCAGCGGTCCTTCCTCGCCTCCCTCCCGGCCGCCATCTCCTCCGTGTCCCTTCCGCCCGTCGACCTCTCCGACCTGCCACCCGGCGCCACCATCGAGACTCTCATGTCCGAGGAGTGCGCCCGCTTGGTGCCGGCGCTTACCGGGGTTCTGTCGGGGCTCAGGGAGACGACGCGGATGGTGGCCTACGTGGCCGACCTCTTCGGGGCGGACTCGTTCGACGCTGCCGTGGCCGCCGGCGTGCCCAGAAGGTACCTTTTCCATCCGGGGAACCTGCATGGGCTAACGTTCATCCTCCACCTCCCGGAGATCGATGTTTCCATGCCCGGTGAGTTCCGGGACCTCGCCGAGCCCGTCAGGCTGCCCGGCTGCGTCCCCATCCCGGGGCCGGACGTCATGTCGCCGTTACAGGACAAGTCTGACCCCTGCTACCGGTGGATGGTGCACCACGCCAAGCGCTACCTAGAATCCGAGGCCATCCTGGTGAACTCCTTCGACGCCGTCGAGCCGGACGCCGCCAGGGTGCTCTCTCACCCGGAGCCCGGGCGCCCTCCGGTGTACAACATCGGTCCGCTCATACGGGCCGACACCGGC AACCGCCCAAGTCCGTCATCTTCGTCTCCTTTGGCTCCGGAGGCTCGCTGCCGACGGAGGAGATGCACGAGCTGGCGCTCGGGCTGGAGCTGA
- the LOC123068321 gene encoding UDP-glycosyltransferase 72B3 isoform X1 gives MEASGTAEARRPPHVAMLVTPGMGHLIPLAELAKRLAARHGVTATLITFASTASATQRSFLASLPAAISSVSLPPVDLSDLPPGATIETLMSEECARLVPALTGVLSGLRETTRMVAYVADLFGADSFDAAVAAGVPRRYLFHPGNLHGLTFILHLPEIDVSMPGEFRDLAEPVRLPGCVPIPGPDVMSPLQDKSDPCYRWMVHHAKRYLESEAILVNSFDAVEPDAARVLSHPEPGRPPVYNIGPLIRADTGEEPRAACLDWLDRQPPKSVIFVSFGSGGSLPTEEMHELALGLELSGQRFLWVVQSPSNYVLLVPITFIISRILTVDRDRTSQLALVAFAAIFDGN, from the coding sequence ATGGAGGCGAGCGGCACGGCTGAGGCTCGCCGGCCACCGCACGTGGCGATGCTGGTGACGCCCGGGATGGGCCACCTGATCCCGCTCGCGGAGCTTGCCAAGCGCCTGGCCGCGCGGCACGGCGTCACGGCCACGCTCATCACCTTCGCCTCCACTGCGTCCGCCACGCAGCGGTCCTTCCTCGCCTCCCTCCCGGCCGCCATCTCCTCCGTGTCCCTTCCGCCCGTCGACCTCTCCGACCTGCCACCCGGCGCCACCATCGAGACTCTCATGTCCGAGGAGTGCGCCCGCTTGGTGCCGGCGCTTACCGGGGTTCTGTCGGGGCTCAGGGAGACGACGCGGATGGTGGCCTACGTGGCCGACCTCTTCGGGGCGGACTCGTTCGACGCTGCCGTGGCCGCCGGCGTGCCCAGAAGGTACCTTTTCCATCCGGGGAACCTGCATGGGCTAACGTTCATCCTCCACCTCCCGGAGATCGATGTTTCCATGCCCGGTGAGTTCCGGGACCTCGCCGAGCCCGTCAGGCTGCCCGGCTGCGTCCCCATCCCGGGGCCGGACGTCATGTCGCCGTTACAGGACAAGTCTGACCCCTGCTACCGGTGGATGGTGCACCACGCCAAGCGCTACCTAGAATCCGAGGCCATCCTGGTGAACTCCTTCGACGCCGTCGAGCCGGACGCCGCCAGGGTGCTCTCTCACCCGGAGCCCGGGCGCCCTCCGGTGTACAACATCGGTCCGCTCATACGGGCCGACACCGGCGAGGAGCCGCGCGCTGCGTGCCTGGACTGGCTCGACCGGCAACCGCCCAAGTCCGTCATCTTCGTCTCCTTTGGCTCCGGAGGCTCGCTGCCGACGGAGGAGATGCACGAGCTGGCGCTCGGGCTGGAGCTGAGCGGGCAGCGCTTCCTGTGGGTAGTGCAGAGCCCGAGCAACTATGTACTGCTAGTGCCAATCACATTTATTATTTCTCGCATATTGACAGTTGACAGGGATAGGACCTCGCAGCTTGCACTAGTGGCCTTTGCTGCTATTTTTGACGGAAATTAG
- the LOC123068321 gene encoding UDP-glycosyltransferase 72B3 isoform X3 — protein MEASGTAEARRPPHVAMLVTPGMGHLIPLAELAKRLAARHGVTATLITFASTASATQRSFLASLPAAISSVSLPPVDLSDLPPGATIETLMSEECARLVPALTGVLSGLRETTRMVAYVADLFGADSFDAAVAAGVPRRYLFHPGNLHGLTFILHLPEIDVSMPGEFRDLAEPVRLPGCVPIPGPDVMSPLQDKSDPCYRWMVHHAKRYLESEAILVNSFDAVEPDAARVLSHPEPGRPPVYNIGPLIRADTGNRPSPSSSSPLAPEARCRRRRCTSWRSGWS, from the exons ATGGAGGCGAGCGGCACGGCTGAGGCTCGCCGGCCACCGCACGTGGCGATGCTGGTGACGCCCGGGATGGGCCACCTGATCCCGCTCGCGGAGCTTGCCAAGCGCCTGGCCGCGCGGCACGGCGTCACGGCCACGCTCATCACCTTCGCCTCCACTGCGTCCGCCACGCAGCGGTCCTTCCTCGCCTCCCTCCCGGCCGCCATCTCCTCCGTGTCCCTTCCGCCCGTCGACCTCTCCGACCTGCCACCCGGCGCCACCATCGAGACTCTCATGTCCGAGGAGTGCGCCCGCTTGGTGCCGGCGCTTACCGGGGTTCTGTCGGGGCTCAGGGAGACGACGCGGATGGTGGCCTACGTGGCCGACCTCTTCGGGGCGGACTCGTTCGACGCTGCCGTGGCCGCCGGCGTGCCCAGAAGGTACCTTTTCCATCCGGGGAACCTGCATGGGCTAACGTTCATCCTCCACCTCCCGGAGATCGATGTTTCCATGCCCGGTGAGTTCCGGGACCTCGCCGAGCCCGTCAGGCTGCCCGGCTGCGTCCCCATCCCGGGGCCGGACGTCATGTCGCCGTTACAGGACAAGTCTGACCCCTGCTACCGGTGGATGGTGCACCACGCCAAGCGCTACCTAGAATCCGAGGCCATCCTGGTGAACTCCTTCGACGCCGTCGAGCCGGACGCCGCCAGGGTGCTCTCTCACCCGGAGCCCGGGCGCCCTCCGGTGTACAACATCGGTCCGCTCATACGGGCCGAC ACCGGCAACCGCCCAAGTCCGTCATCTTCGTCTCCTTTGGCTCCGGAGGCTCGCTGCCGACGGAGGAGATGCACGAGCTGGCGCTCGGGCTGGAGCTGA